The following proteins are co-located in the Castor canadensis chromosome 5, mCasCan1.hap1v2, whole genome shotgun sequence genome:
- the Ndufaf5 gene encoding arginine-hydroxylase NDUFAF5, mitochondrial isoform X3, whose protein sequence is MMRPVGLWRLWRRPGTSGSAGCRKVASVAPPPGSTLPRALNIFDRDLKRKQKNWAARQPEPMKFDYLKEEVGSRIADRVYDIARDFPLALDIGSGRGYIAQHLNKETVGKFFQTDIAENALKNSLETDIPSVSVLADEEFLPFRENTFDLVVSSLSLHWVNDLPRALEQLAETEREGGFSPHISPFTAVNDLGHLLGKAGFNTLTVDTDEIQVNYPGMFELMEDLQGMGESNCSWNRKALLHRDTMLAAAAVYREMYRNEDGSVPATYQIYHMIGWKYHDSQARPAERGSATVSFGELGKLNNLMSQGKKSQ, encoded by the exons ATGATGAGGCCGGTGGGACTCTGGCGCCTTTGGCGGCGGCCTGGGACGTCAGGGAGCGCTGGCTGCAGGAAGGTTGCTTCTGTTGCCCCTCCTCCTGGCAGCACCTTGCCCCGAGCCTTAAATATCTTCGACCGTGATTTGAAGAGGAAACAGAAGAACTGGGCGGCTCGGCAGCCTGAGCCGATGAAGTTTGACTATCTGAAGGAGGAG GTTGGAAGTCGGATTGCAGACCGTGTATATGACATAGCCAg AGATTTTCCCCTTGCTTTGGATATTGGTTCTGGAAGAGGCTACATAGCACAACATTTGAATAAG GAAACTGTTGGAAAGTTTTTCCAAACAGACATTGCAGAAAATGCTTTG AAAAATTCCTTAGAAACAGATATTCCTTCCGTCAGTGTTTTAGCTGATGAAGAATTCCTTCCCTTCCGAGAAAATACATTTGACCTGGTGGTTAGCAGTTTAAG tttgcACTGGGTGAATGACCTTCCTCGAGCACTTGAACAG TTagcagaaacagaaagggaaggaggatttTCTCCACACATTTCTCCTTTCACTGCTGTCAATGACCTTGGACATCTGCTTGGGAAAGCTGGCTTTAATACACTGACTGTG gacacTGATGAAATCCAAGTTAACTATCCTGGAATGTTTGAATTGATGGAAGATTTACAAG GTATGGGTGAGAGTAACTGTTCTTGGAATAGAAAAGCCCTGCTGCACCGAGACACAATGCTGGCAGCTGCAGCAGTCTACAGAG AAATGTACAGAAATGAGGATGGTTCAGTACCTGCCACTTACCAGATTTATCACATGATAGGATGGAAATACCATGATTCTCAG GCAAGACCAGCTGAAAGAGGCTCTGCAACTGTGTCATTTGGAGAGCTAGGAAAACTAAACAATCTCATGTCACAGGggaaaaaatcacaataa
- the Ndufaf5 gene encoding arginine-hydroxylase NDUFAF5, mitochondrial isoform X1, with product MMRPVGLWRLWRRPGTSGSAGCRKVASVAPPPGSTLPRALNIFDRDLKRKQKNWAARQPEPMKFDYLKEEVGSRIADRVYDIARDFPLALDIGSGRGYIAQHLNKETVGKFFQTDIAENALKNSLETDIPSVSVLADEEFLPFRENTFDLVVSSLSLHWVNDLPRALEQIHYVLKPDGVFVGAMFGGDTLYELRCSLQLAETEREGGFSPHISPFTAVNDLGHLLGKAGFNTLTVDTDEIQVNYPGMFELMEDLQGMGESNCSWNRKALLHRDTMLAAAAVYREMYRNEDGSVPATYQIYHMIGWKYHDSQARPAERGSATVSFGELGKLNNLMSQGKKSQ from the exons ATGATGAGGCCGGTGGGACTCTGGCGCCTTTGGCGGCGGCCTGGGACGTCAGGGAGCGCTGGCTGCAGGAAGGTTGCTTCTGTTGCCCCTCCTCCTGGCAGCACCTTGCCCCGAGCCTTAAATATCTTCGACCGTGATTTGAAGAGGAAACAGAAGAACTGGGCGGCTCGGCAGCCTGAGCCGATGAAGTTTGACTATCTGAAGGAGGAG GTTGGAAGTCGGATTGCAGACCGTGTATATGACATAGCCAg AGATTTTCCCCTTGCTTTGGATATTGGTTCTGGAAGAGGCTACATAGCACAACATTTGAATAAG GAAACTGTTGGAAAGTTTTTCCAAACAGACATTGCAGAAAATGCTTTG AAAAATTCCTTAGAAACAGATATTCCTTCCGTCAGTGTTTTAGCTGATGAAGAATTCCTTCCCTTCCGAGAAAATACATTTGACCTGGTGGTTAGCAGTTTAAG tttgcACTGGGTGAATGACCTTCCTCGAGCACTTGAACAG ATTCATTATGTTTTAAAACCAGATGGAGTGTTTGTTGGTGCAATGTTTGGAGGTGACACTCTCTATGAACTTCGTTGTTCATTACAGTTagcagaaacagaaagggaaggaggatttTCTCCACACATTTCTCCTTTCACTGCTGTCAATGACCTTGGACATCTGCTTGGGAAAGCTGGCTTTAATACACTGACTGTG gacacTGATGAAATCCAAGTTAACTATCCTGGAATGTTTGAATTGATGGAAGATTTACAAG GTATGGGTGAGAGTAACTGTTCTTGGAATAGAAAAGCCCTGCTGCACCGAGACACAATGCTGGCAGCTGCAGCAGTCTACAGAG AAATGTACAGAAATGAGGATGGTTCAGTACCTGCCACTTACCAGATTTATCACATGATAGGATGGAAATACCATGATTCTCAG GCAAGACCAGCTGAAAGAGGCTCTGCAACTGTGTCATTTGGAGAGCTAGGAAAACTAAACAATCTCATGTCACAGGggaaaaaatcacaataa
- the Ndufaf5 gene encoding arginine-hydroxylase NDUFAF5, mitochondrial isoform X7, translated as MFGGDTLYELRCSLQLAETEREGGFSPHISPFTAVNDLGHLLGKAGFNTLTVDTDEIQVNYPGMFELMEDLQGMGESNCSWNRKALLHRDTMLAAAAVYREMYRNEDGSVPATYQIYHMIGWKYHDSQARPAERGSATVSFGELGKLNNLMSQGKKSQ; from the exons ATGTTTGGAGGTGACACTCTCTATGAACTTCGTTGTTCATTACAGTTagcagaaacagaaagggaaggaggatttTCTCCACACATTTCTCCTTTCACTGCTGTCAATGACCTTGGACATCTGCTTGGGAAAGCTGGCTTTAATACACTGACTGTG gacacTGATGAAATCCAAGTTAACTATCCTGGAATGTTTGAATTGATGGAAGATTTACAAG GTATGGGTGAGAGTAACTGTTCTTGGAATAGAAAAGCCCTGCTGCACCGAGACACAATGCTGGCAGCTGCAGCAGTCTACAGAG AAATGTACAGAAATGAGGATGGTTCAGTACCTGCCACTTACCAGATTTATCACATGATAGGATGGAAATACCATGATTCTCAG GCAAGACCAGCTGAAAGAGGCTCTGCAACTGTGTCATTTGGAGAGCTAGGAAAACTAAACAATCTCATGTCACAGGggaaaaaatcacaataa
- the Ndufaf5 gene encoding arginine-hydroxylase NDUFAF5, mitochondrial isoform X6, producing MFIAALFTIAKLWKQPRYPTTDEWIKKMWYLYTMEFYGSMKKNEMLSFAGKWMELENIILNEIHYVLKPDGVFVGAMFGGDTLYELRCSLQLAETEREGGFSPHISPFTAVNDLGHLLGKAGFNTLTVDTDEIQVNYPGMFELMEDLQGMGESNCSWNRKALLHRDTMLAAAAVYREMYRNEDGSVPATYQIYHMIGWKYHDSQARPAERGSATVSFGELGKLNNLMSQGKKSQ from the exons atgtttattgcggcactattcacaatagccaagttatggaaacagccaagataccccactactgacgaatggattaagaaaatgtggtatctatacacaatggaattttatggatccatgaagaagaatgaaatgttatcattcgctggtaaatggatggaattggagaacatcattctgaatgag ATTCATTATGTTTTAAAACCAGATGGAGTGTTTGTTGGTGCAATGTTTGGAGGTGACACTCTCTATGAACTTCGTTGTTCATTACAGTTagcagaaacagaaagggaaggaggatttTCTCCACACATTTCTCCTTTCACTGCTGTCAATGACCTTGGACATCTGCTTGGGAAAGCTGGCTTTAATACACTGACTGTG gacacTGATGAAATCCAAGTTAACTATCCTGGAATGTTTGAATTGATGGAAGATTTACAAG GTATGGGTGAGAGTAACTGTTCTTGGAATAGAAAAGCCCTGCTGCACCGAGACACAATGCTGGCAGCTGCAGCAGTCTACAGAG AAATGTACAGAAATGAGGATGGTTCAGTACCTGCCACTTACCAGATTTATCACATGATAGGATGGAAATACCATGATTCTCAG GCAAGACCAGCTGAAAGAGGCTCTGCAACTGTGTCATTTGGAGAGCTAGGAAAACTAAACAATCTCATGTCACAGGggaaaaaatcacaataa
- the Ndufaf5 gene encoding arginine-hydroxylase NDUFAF5, mitochondrial isoform X2, translating to MMRPVGLWRLWRRPGTSGSAGCRKVASVAPPPGSTLPRALNIFDRDLKRKQKNWAARQPEPMKFDYLKEEVGSRIADRVYDIARDFPLALDIGSGRGYIAQHLNKKNSLETDIPSVSVLADEEFLPFRENTFDLVVSSLSLHWVNDLPRALEQIHYVLKPDGVFVGAMFGGDTLYELRCSLQLAETEREGGFSPHISPFTAVNDLGHLLGKAGFNTLTVDTDEIQVNYPGMFELMEDLQGMGESNCSWNRKALLHRDTMLAAAAVYREMYRNEDGSVPATYQIYHMIGWKYHDSQARPAERGSATVSFGELGKLNNLMSQGKKSQ from the exons ATGATGAGGCCGGTGGGACTCTGGCGCCTTTGGCGGCGGCCTGGGACGTCAGGGAGCGCTGGCTGCAGGAAGGTTGCTTCTGTTGCCCCTCCTCCTGGCAGCACCTTGCCCCGAGCCTTAAATATCTTCGACCGTGATTTGAAGAGGAAACAGAAGAACTGGGCGGCTCGGCAGCCTGAGCCGATGAAGTTTGACTATCTGAAGGAGGAG GTTGGAAGTCGGATTGCAGACCGTGTATATGACATAGCCAg AGATTTTCCCCTTGCTTTGGATATTGGTTCTGGAAGAGGCTACATAGCACAACATTTGAATAAG AAAAATTCCTTAGAAACAGATATTCCTTCCGTCAGTGTTTTAGCTGATGAAGAATTCCTTCCCTTCCGAGAAAATACATTTGACCTGGTGGTTAGCAGTTTAAG tttgcACTGGGTGAATGACCTTCCTCGAGCACTTGAACAG ATTCATTATGTTTTAAAACCAGATGGAGTGTTTGTTGGTGCAATGTTTGGAGGTGACACTCTCTATGAACTTCGTTGTTCATTACAGTTagcagaaacagaaagggaaggaggatttTCTCCACACATTTCTCCTTTCACTGCTGTCAATGACCTTGGACATCTGCTTGGGAAAGCTGGCTTTAATACACTGACTGTG gacacTGATGAAATCCAAGTTAACTATCCTGGAATGTTTGAATTGATGGAAGATTTACAAG GTATGGGTGAGAGTAACTGTTCTTGGAATAGAAAAGCCCTGCTGCACCGAGACACAATGCTGGCAGCTGCAGCAGTCTACAGAG AAATGTACAGAAATGAGGATGGTTCAGTACCTGCCACTTACCAGATTTATCACATGATAGGATGGAAATACCATGATTCTCAG GCAAGACCAGCTGAAAGAGGCTCTGCAACTGTGTCATTTGGAGAGCTAGGAAAACTAAACAATCTCATGTCACAGGggaaaaaatcacaataa
- the Ndufaf5 gene encoding arginine-hydroxylase NDUFAF5, mitochondrial isoform X4, with translation MMRPVGLWRLWRRPGTSGSAGCRKVASVAPPPGSTLPRALNIFDRDLKRKQKNWAARQPEPMKFDYLKEEVGSRIADRVYDIARDFPLALDIGSGRGYIAQHLNKETVGKFFQTDIAENALKNSLETDIPSVSVLADEEFLPFRENTFDLVVSSLSLHWVNDLPRALEQDTDEIQVNYPGMFELMEDLQGMGESNCSWNRKALLHRDTMLAAAAVYREMYRNEDGSVPATYQIYHMIGWKYHDSQARPAERGSATVSFGELGKLNNLMSQGKKSQ, from the exons ATGATGAGGCCGGTGGGACTCTGGCGCCTTTGGCGGCGGCCTGGGACGTCAGGGAGCGCTGGCTGCAGGAAGGTTGCTTCTGTTGCCCCTCCTCCTGGCAGCACCTTGCCCCGAGCCTTAAATATCTTCGACCGTGATTTGAAGAGGAAACAGAAGAACTGGGCGGCTCGGCAGCCTGAGCCGATGAAGTTTGACTATCTGAAGGAGGAG GTTGGAAGTCGGATTGCAGACCGTGTATATGACATAGCCAg AGATTTTCCCCTTGCTTTGGATATTGGTTCTGGAAGAGGCTACATAGCACAACATTTGAATAAG GAAACTGTTGGAAAGTTTTTCCAAACAGACATTGCAGAAAATGCTTTG AAAAATTCCTTAGAAACAGATATTCCTTCCGTCAGTGTTTTAGCTGATGAAGAATTCCTTCCCTTCCGAGAAAATACATTTGACCTGGTGGTTAGCAGTTTAAG tttgcACTGGGTGAATGACCTTCCTCGAGCACTTGAACAG gacacTGATGAAATCCAAGTTAACTATCCTGGAATGTTTGAATTGATGGAAGATTTACAAG GTATGGGTGAGAGTAACTGTTCTTGGAATAGAAAAGCCCTGCTGCACCGAGACACAATGCTGGCAGCTGCAGCAGTCTACAGAG AAATGTACAGAAATGAGGATGGTTCAGTACCTGCCACTTACCAGATTTATCACATGATAGGATGGAAATACCATGATTCTCAG GCAAGACCAGCTGAAAGAGGCTCTGCAACTGTGTCATTTGGAGAGCTAGGAAAACTAAACAATCTCATGTCACAGGggaaaaaatcacaataa
- the Ndufaf5 gene encoding arginine-hydroxylase NDUFAF5, mitochondrial isoform X5: MMRPVGLWRLWRRPGTSGSAGCRKVASVAPPPGSTLPRALNIFDRDLKRKQKNWAARQPEPMKFDYLKEEVGSRIADRVYDIARDFPLALDIGSGRGYIAQHLNKETVGKFFQTDIAENALKNSLETDIPSVSVLADEEFLPFRENTFDLVVSSLSLHWVNDLPRALEQIHYVLKPDGVFVGAMFGGDTLYELRCSLQLAETEREGGFSPHISPFTAVNDLGHLLGKAGFNTLTVDTDEIQVNYPGMFELMEDLQEKKRSRMLT, encoded by the exons ATGATGAGGCCGGTGGGACTCTGGCGCCTTTGGCGGCGGCCTGGGACGTCAGGGAGCGCTGGCTGCAGGAAGGTTGCTTCTGTTGCCCCTCCTCCTGGCAGCACCTTGCCCCGAGCCTTAAATATCTTCGACCGTGATTTGAAGAGGAAACAGAAGAACTGGGCGGCTCGGCAGCCTGAGCCGATGAAGTTTGACTATCTGAAGGAGGAG GTTGGAAGTCGGATTGCAGACCGTGTATATGACATAGCCAg AGATTTTCCCCTTGCTTTGGATATTGGTTCTGGAAGAGGCTACATAGCACAACATTTGAATAAG GAAACTGTTGGAAAGTTTTTCCAAACAGACATTGCAGAAAATGCTTTG AAAAATTCCTTAGAAACAGATATTCCTTCCGTCAGTGTTTTAGCTGATGAAGAATTCCTTCCCTTCCGAGAAAATACATTTGACCTGGTGGTTAGCAGTTTAAG tttgcACTGGGTGAATGACCTTCCTCGAGCACTTGAACAG ATTCATTATGTTTTAAAACCAGATGGAGTGTTTGTTGGTGCAATGTTTGGAGGTGACACTCTCTATGAACTTCGTTGTTCATTACAGTTagcagaaacagaaagggaaggaggatttTCTCCACACATTTCTCCTTTCACTGCTGTCAATGACCTTGGACATCTGCTTGGGAAAGCTGGCTTTAATACACTGACTGTG gacacTGATGAAATCCAAGTTAACTATCCTGGAATGTTTGAATTGATGGAAGATTTACAAG aaaaaaaaaggtccagAATGTTGACCTAG